In one Oryza glaberrima chromosome 2, OglaRS2, whole genome shotgun sequence genomic region, the following are encoded:
- the LOC127761233 gene encoding 3-oxoacyl-[acyl-carrier-protein] synthase, mitochondrial, whose translation MGCLRRALRLGLRRGLSSSSAAPAAAEQAELPPPRPSAGRRVVVTGLGAVTPLGRGVGPTWDRLVAGGCAVRALAAEDLRLPGGADAGRTLEQLPSRVAAPVPRGKGDAEFDEEAWTKDNKSISGFIAYALCAADEALRDANWLPSEDEKKERTGVSIGGGIGSISDILDASQMILENRLRRLSPYFIPKILINMASGHVSMRYGFQGPNHAAVTACATGAHSIGDATRMIQFGDADVMVAGGTESSIDALSIAGFSRLRALSTKYNSLPQAASRPFDCGRDGFVIGEGCGVMVLEALDHAKERGAKIYAEVRGYGMSGDAHHITQPQNDGRGATLAMKRALDQSGLQADQIDYLNAHATSTPLGDAVEANAIKSVFGDHATSGGLALSSTKGAIGHLLGAAGSVEAIFTVLAIHHGIAPPTLNLEKPDTLFEGAFMPLSSPKKMPIRAAISNSFGFGGTNTSLLFSCPP comes from the exons atgggctgcctccgccgcgcgctccgccTCGGCCTACGCCGtgggctctcctcctcctcggcggctccggcggccgcggagCAGGCTGAGCTCCCCCCGCCGCGCCCCTCCGCGGGGCGCCGCGTGGTGGTCACGGGGCTCGGGGCCGTCACCCCTCTCGGCCGcggcgtggggcccacctgggACCGCCTCGTGGCCGGCGGCTGCGCGgtgcgcgcgctcgccgccgaggaCCTGCGCCTCCCGGGGGGAGCCGACGCGGGGAGGACGCTGGAGCAGCTCCCGTCCAGGGTCGCCGCCCCCGTGCCGCGCGGGAAGGGCGACGCCGAGTTCGACGAGGAGGCTTGGACTAAG GACAATAAATCTATATCCGGATTTATAGCCTATGCTCTATGTGCAGCTGATGAGGCTTTAAGAGATGCAAATTGGTTGCCTTCAGAAGATGAGAAGAAGGAAAGAACG GGAGTCTCAATCGGTGGAGGGATTGGAAGCATCTCAGACATTTTAGATGCATCGCAGATGATACTTGAAAAT CGTCTACGTCGCCTCAGTCCATATTTCATTCCCAAGATTTTGATTAACATGGCATCCGGTCATGTCAGCATGAGATATGGTTTCCAG GGTCCAAACCATGCTGCTGTGACAGCTTGTGCCACAGGTGCCCACTCTATTGGTGATGCTACACGGATGATTCAATTTGGAGACGCGGATGTAATGGTGGCTGGTGGAACAGAGTCCAGCATTGATGCTTTGTCTATAGCTGGATTTTCTAG ATTAAGAGCATTGTCTACAAAATATAACTCTCTTCCTCAAGCGGCTTCCAGGCCATTTGATTGTGGTAGAGATGGATTTGT GATTGGTGAAGGTTGTGGAGTTATGGTGTTGGAG GCACTTGATCATGCAAAAGAACGTGGGGCAAAAATTTATGCAGAAGTGAGAGGCTATGGAATGTCTG GTGACGCACACCACATAACTCAGCCACAAAATGATGGTAGAGGTGCTACCTTAGCCATGAAACGAGCTTTGGATCAG TCAGGCCTTCAGGCAGATCAAATCGATTATCTGAATGCACATGCGACCTCAACTCCTCTTG GTGATGCTGTAGAGGCTAATGCAATCAAATCTGTCTTTGGTGACCATGCAACATCAGGTGGTCTTGCATTGTCCTCAACAAAG GGAGCAATTGGTCATCTGCTTGGGGCAGCTGGGTCAGTGGAAGCAATCTTCACCGTATTAGCCATCCACCAT GGCATCGCTCCACCGACACTTAATCTAGAAAAACCAGACACGCTGTTCGAAGGCGCGTTCATGCCTCTATCTTCCCCAAAGAAGATGCCTATCCGAGCTGCCATCTCGAATTCCTTTGGGTTTGGTGGAACCAACACGTCGCTGCTGTTCTCGTGCCCTCCTTAG